In the Dehalococcoidia bacterium genome, one interval contains:
- the clpX gene encoding ATP-dependent Clp protease ATP-binding subunit ClpX, giving the protein MANSRTTRVQYHCSFCGKNQDQVKRLIAGPGAVYICDECVELCREIIDEEAAGPSKTKVTGQRVPPPKQIFDHLSEYVVGQEQAKKVLSVAVYNHYKRIGAVGPNPDGVELEKSNILLLGPTGSGKTLFARTLAKILDVPFTIADATALTEAGYVGEDVENILLHLIQAADFDVQRAERGIVYVDEIDKIARKSDNPSITRDVSGEGVQQALLKIIEGTTANVPPQGGRKHPHQDFIQINTANILFICGGAFEGLDKIAERRLGRDKRSLGFGAELRALDGQKKSDALLKQVTHDDLLQYGLIPEFVGRLPMVVSLDALDADALLRILTEPKNALARQFQRFFSLDNVELQFTDDGLRAAAEEAILHKTGARGLRTVLEDTLMEVMYEIPSRTDIKKCIVSGDTIRSRKRPLLMTRSGQSVEVDDVVEEGEDVKDVSA; this is encoded by the coding sequence ATGGCCAACAGTCGGACGACGCGCGTTCAGTACCACTGCTCCTTCTGCGGCAAAAACCAGGATCAGGTCAAGCGCCTGATCGCCGGCCCGGGCGCGGTGTACATCTGCGACGAGTGCGTCGAACTCTGCCGCGAGATCATCGATGAAGAGGCCGCGGGGCCGTCCAAGACGAAGGTCACCGGACAGCGCGTGCCGCCGCCGAAGCAGATCTTCGATCACCTCAGCGAGTACGTCGTCGGCCAGGAGCAGGCCAAGAAGGTCCTCTCCGTCGCCGTCTACAACCACTACAAGCGCATCGGCGCCGTCGGCCCGAACCCGGACGGCGTCGAACTCGAGAAGAGCAACATCCTGCTCCTCGGCCCCACCGGCTCCGGCAAGACGCTTTTCGCCCGCACGCTGGCGAAGATCCTTGACGTGCCATTCACGATCGCCGACGCGACGGCCCTCACCGAGGCCGGGTACGTCGGTGAGGACGTCGAGAACATCCTGCTGCATCTCATCCAGGCTGCTGACTTCGATGTGCAGCGTGCCGAGCGGGGCATCGTCTACGTCGACGAGATTGACAAGATCGCGCGCAAGTCCGACAACCCGTCGATCACGCGCGACGTCTCCGGCGAGGGCGTGCAGCAGGCGCTGCTGAAAATCATCGAAGGCACGACGGCGAACGTGCCGCCGCAGGGCGGACGCAAGCACCCGCACCAGGACTTCATCCAGATCAACACGGCGAACATCTTGTTCATCTGCGGCGGCGCCTTCGAAGGCCTCGACAAGATCGCCGAGAGGCGGCTGGGCCGCGACAAGCGCTCGCTCGGCTTCGGTGCCGAGCTGCGGGCGCTCGACGGGCAGAAGAAGTCCGACGCGCTGCTGAAGCAGGTCACGCACGACGACCTGCTCCAGTACGGCCTGATCCCGGAGTTCGTCGGCCGCCTGCCGATGGTCGTCTCGCTCGACGCCCTCGATGCGGACGCGCTGTTGCGGATTCTCACCGAGCCGAAGAACGCGCTCGCCCGCCAGTTCCAGCGCTTCTTCTCGCTGGACAACGTCGAACTGCAGTTCACAGACGACGGCCTGCGCGCTGCCGCCGAGGAGGCGATCCTGCACAAGACGGGCGCCCGCGGCCTCCGCACCGTGCTCGAAGACACGCTCATGGAAGTGATGTACGAGATCCCGTCGCGGACCGACATCAAGAAGTGCATCGTCAGCGGCGACACGATCCGCAGCCGCAAGCGCCCCCTGCTGATGACCCGCTCCGGCCAGAGCGTCGAAGTCGACGACGTGGTCGAAGAGGGGGAAGACGTCAAAGACGTCTCTGCTTAG
- a CDS encoding radical SAM protein codes for MTGEQLDLFAVTKPPAERPTDLGPAAVTYVDAKTVLTPATGFMENYDFTLNPYSGCGFGCEYCYARFFAPSEHERDTWGQWVKVKENAIDVIRRAARSKGKHPLARGSKIYMSSVTDPYQPIEKRLRLTRRILEVLVEFQPRLTVQTRSPIVTRDIDLLSRFERVRVNMTIPTDNEATRLRYEPHCPSIDVRFEAIREVRDAGIPIGVSISPMLPLRDPRRFGERLATLDAAEYVSQFMKGNRSRFRAGSTIDALRKMREDRWDTDNYDRARDCVQHALGSRPLLESEDGYRPAE; via the coding sequence ATGACGGGAGAACAGCTGGACCTATTCGCAGTCACGAAGCCGCCCGCTGAGCGCCCGACCGACCTCGGTCCCGCAGCAGTGACCTATGTTGACGCGAAGACCGTCCTTACGCCTGCGACGGGCTTCATGGAGAACTACGACTTCACGCTGAATCCATACAGCGGCTGTGGCTTCGGTTGCGAGTACTGTTACGCGCGGTTCTTCGCGCCTTCTGAGCATGAGCGAGATACCTGGGGCCAATGGGTGAAGGTGAAAGAAAACGCCATTGACGTCATCCGGCGAGCGGCACGGTCGAAGGGGAAGCACCCGCTCGCTCGCGGCTCGAAGATCTACATGTCCAGCGTCACCGATCCGTACCAGCCGATCGAGAAGCGGCTCAGACTCACGCGGCGGATCCTCGAAGTTCTCGTTGAGTTCCAGCCCCGTCTCACGGTTCAAACACGGAGCCCCATCGTGACGCGCGACATCGACCTGCTTTCGCGGTTCGAGCGCGTCCGCGTCAACATGACGATTCCGACTGACAATGAAGCAACCCGTCTGCGTTACGAACCTCACTGTCCGAGCATTGACGTGAGGTTCGAAGCCATCCGTGAGGTTCGCGACGCCGGAATTCCCATTGGAGTGTCAATCAGCCCCATGTTGCCTCTCCGAGATCCACGACGATTCGGGGAACGTCTAGCAACACTTGATGCAGCCGAATATGTCAGTCAGTTCATGAAGGGCAACAGGTCCCGCTTTCGGGCTGGCAGCACGATTGATGCGCTGAGGAAGATGCGGGAAGATCGATGGGATACAGACAATTATGATCGAGCCCGGGATTGCGTGCAGCATGCACTAGGCAGCCGGCCGTTACTCGAGAGCGAGGACGGGTACAGACCTGCAGAGTAA
- a CDS encoding ATP-dependent Clp protease proteolytic subunit, which yields MVIIPSVIETSARGERAFDIYSLLLRERIIFLGTGIDDQVANLIIAQLLYLEREDPDKDINLYVHSPGGQITAGLAIYDTMQLVRPDIATYAVGMTASMGTVLLCSGTPGKRYCMPNATIHMHQALGGARGQAADIEIQAREILRENDIIRSILVKHTGQSDERIRRDFDRDFYMNPEQAKEYGMLDEILSKRESAS from the coding sequence ATCGTGATCATCCCATCCGTCATCGAAACCAGCGCCCGCGGCGAGCGCGCATTCGACATCTACTCGCTGCTGCTGCGCGAGCGCATCATCTTCCTGGGGACCGGCATCGACGACCAGGTCGCGAACCTGATCATCGCCCAACTGCTCTACCTGGAGCGCGAGGACCCCGACAAGGACATCAACCTGTACGTACACTCGCCGGGCGGACAGATCACGGCGGGCCTGGCGATCTACGACACGATGCAACTCGTCCGTCCCGACATCGCCACGTACGCGGTGGGGATGACGGCGAGCATGGGGACGGTGCTGTTGTGCTCCGGCACGCCCGGCAAGCGCTACTGCATGCCCAACGCGACGATCCACATGCACCAGGCGCTCGGTGGGGCGCGCGGCCAGGCCGCGGACATTGAGATCCAGGCGCGTGAGATCCTGCGCGAGAACGACATCATCCGGAGCATCCTGGTGAAGCACACCGGCCAGTCCGACGAGCGCATCCGGCGGGATTTCGACCGCGACTTCTACATGAACCCGGAACAGGCGAAAGAGTACGGAATGCTGGACGAAATCCTGTCGAAGCGGGAATCAGCGAGTTAG
- a CDS encoding tetratricopeptide repeat protein, translated as MNPRPGGVSVATSKFAVPRRRPDIVRRSRLNAFIDAAVGAKGILVAAPAGYGKTTLITDWLETSDLSIVWLSLDTWDADLPAFTGALAEAIRLGLGIDVALGDERFWQPRTIGTVIVNGIAAHDDYVVLVLDDVHTVDASEDIMATLGFILERAPENLHLVMTSRTRPPIPSLSRLIARRDVATIGVADLAFTPREIRELLGTLGRDVSEDEADALYERTEGWAAALILGAGGDRRPGRTNVEGEEATGGAGSIAGPNVGLSLADYAQGEALEGVPDDLRAFLRKISLLPVWTPALCNDVTGRSDSERLLRDAASRVLFVSQHADDPPMYRCHQLMRSLLMQQFRREDPDGYATAGRAAAETLSNFGLLNEAVDLLFELEAWDEAAKMLEDVAPRLIQQGQARGLGEWIDRLPPGSQSSRPHLQLWRSRAALKLKEFDEALRIIEDAIRTLRPANETRRLVQALFVRGEAQRLKGYYDESLAAFREARALIETSDEGDVQLAGDALRNIGVAHTITGDLDAAIGELEEARKLFEQAGDLQGIGNTCASLAQCYSMRGQPMLALDALQRAQSAFERAGNTFDLCLTLNNTGMVYYTLGEYEQAVQVYERGLRVVRGTGNVAYEAFMTAGMAETYRAMGRFDESLAAYNAAQPLVDGLQIAYLAQELSEGMALTRLGLGQGEDAVQMLKRIAPGASDPPARLAAHAVTEAQVQLERGDAGSALKSIDFAWRHFESVDDRHDMAIAAFLRARALFDSHQPRKAMAELGRVARLCERLGYKKFLRPHVSRAHEMVEYALVRHVEDALLADLVAPQATPRPDDERAGRHAPASDMLPAVRAFAFGRGSVLVGERPVSDLEWRSEKSKEMFFFLLTKQDSVGKEEMFAALWPDLPESKCNSNFHSSLYRLRRALFHECVIREPDGSYGLNQRGVFESDVSGFNRAMLAADVAKDDDERMARLEEAVALYKGPFMSATYSDWVEPVRRELEERYIEALNELGARKLKDGAFEEGLVLFKSLESVDPYSEAATFGVMRCHLGLNDGPAAARQYRRFRQLLRDELEEEPSERLQQLYKEASTR; from the coding sequence ATGAATCCCCGGCCGGGCGGCGTTTCCGTCGCGACGTCGAAGTTCGCCGTGCCGCGCCGCCGGCCCGATATCGTGCGGCGCTCGCGCCTCAACGCCTTCATCGATGCGGCGGTCGGCGCCAAAGGCATCCTGGTGGCGGCGCCGGCGGGCTACGGCAAGACGACGCTGATCACCGACTGGCTAGAGACCTCCGACCTCAGCATCGTCTGGCTGTCGCTCGATACGTGGGACGCCGATCTGCCTGCGTTCACCGGCGCGCTTGCGGAGGCGATCCGCCTGGGCCTCGGCATCGACGTCGCGCTCGGCGACGAGCGCTTCTGGCAGCCCCGCACCATCGGCACCGTCATCGTCAACGGCATCGCCGCTCACGACGACTATGTCGTGCTCGTGCTCGACGACGTGCACACCGTCGATGCGTCGGAAGACATCATGGCAACGCTCGGCTTCATCCTCGAACGGGCGCCGGAGAACCTGCACCTCGTCATGACGTCGCGCACGCGCCCGCCGATCCCGTCGTTGTCGCGGCTGATCGCCCGCCGCGATGTCGCCACAATCGGCGTTGCAGACCTGGCGTTCACGCCGCGCGAGATCCGCGAGTTGCTCGGCACGCTCGGTCGCGACGTGTCCGAAGACGAAGCCGATGCGTTGTACGAGCGCACCGAGGGATGGGCGGCCGCGCTGATCCTCGGCGCCGGCGGCGACCGGCGCCCGGGGCGGACGAACGTCGAAGGAGAGGAAGCGACGGGTGGCGCTGGCAGCATCGCGGGGCCAAACGTCGGCTTGTCGCTCGCTGACTACGCGCAGGGAGAAGCGCTGGAGGGCGTCCCCGACGACCTGCGCGCGTTCCTGCGCAAAATCTCGCTGCTGCCCGTATGGACGCCGGCGCTCTGCAACGATGTCACCGGCCGCAGCGACAGCGAACGCTTGCTGCGCGACGCCGCGTCGCGCGTGCTGTTCGTCTCGCAGCACGCCGACGATCCGCCGATGTACCGCTGCCACCAGCTCATGCGGTCGCTGCTGATGCAGCAGTTTCGCCGTGAGGACCCCGATGGCTACGCGACGGCCGGCCGTGCAGCCGCGGAGACGTTGTCGAACTTCGGGTTGCTGAACGAGGCCGTCGACCTGCTGTTTGAACTCGAAGCATGGGACGAGGCCGCGAAGATGCTGGAGGACGTCGCGCCCAGGCTCATCCAGCAGGGACAGGCGCGTGGCCTCGGCGAATGGATCGACCGCCTGCCGCCGGGCTCGCAGTCGTCCCGACCGCACCTGCAGTTGTGGCGCTCGCGCGCCGCACTCAAGCTCAAGGAGTTCGACGAAGCGCTGCGCATCATCGAGGATGCGATCCGGACGCTCCGCCCCGCGAACGAAACGCGGCGGCTGGTCCAGGCGCTCTTCGTGCGCGGCGAAGCGCAGCGCCTCAAAGGCTACTACGACGAGTCGCTCGCCGCGTTCCGCGAGGCACGCGCCCTCATCGAAACGAGCGACGAAGGCGATGTCCAACTCGCCGGTGACGCGCTGCGAAATATAGGCGTCGCGCATACGATCACCGGCGACCTCGACGCAGCGATCGGTGAGCTGGAAGAAGCGCGTAAGCTGTTCGAGCAGGCGGGCGACCTGCAGGGCATCGGCAACACGTGCGCTTCGCTGGCGCAGTGCTACAGCATGCGCGGCCAGCCGATGCTCGCGCTCGACGCGCTACAGCGCGCGCAATCCGCGTTCGAGCGCGCGGGCAACACGTTTGACCTCTGCCTGACGCTCAACAACACCGGCATGGTCTATTACACGCTCGGCGAGTACGAACAGGCGGTGCAGGTGTACGAGCGCGGCCTGCGCGTCGTGCGCGGCACGGGCAACGTGGCGTACGAGGCGTTCATGACGGCGGGCATGGCGGAGACGTATCGCGCCATGGGCCGGTTCGATGAGAGCCTGGCCGCCTACAACGCGGCGCAACCGCTCGTCGATGGATTGCAGATCGCGTACCTGGCGCAAGAGTTGAGCGAGGGTATGGCGTTGACGCGGCTGGGGCTCGGCCAGGGCGAAGACGCCGTGCAGATGCTGAAGCGCATCGCGCCCGGCGCATCGGACCCGCCGGCGCGCCTCGCGGCGCACGCGGTGACGGAAGCGCAGGTGCAACTCGAACGCGGCGATGCGGGAAGCGCGCTGAAATCCATCGACTTCGCGTGGCGTCACTTCGAATCGGTCGATGACCGGCACGATATGGCGATCGCGGCGTTCTTGCGCGCTCGCGCGCTGTTCGACAGCCATCAACCGCGGAAGGCGATGGCCGAATTGGGGCGCGTCGCCCGGCTCTGCGAGCGCCTCGGCTACAAGAAGTTTCTTCGGCCCCACGTCTCGCGGGCGCACGAGATGGTCGAATACGCGCTGGTGCGCCACGTCGAGGACGCGTTGCTTGCGGACCTCGTCGCGCCGCAAGCAACGCCCCGCCCGGACGACGAGCGGGCAGGGCGCCATGCCCCTGCTTCCGACATGTTGCCCGCTGTCCGCGCCTTCGCCTTCGGCCGCGGCAGCGTGCTCGTAGGCGAACGTCCGGTGTCCGACTTGGAGTGGCGGAGCGAGAAGAGCAAGGAGATGTTTTTCTTCCTGCTCACGAAGCAGGACTCCGTCGGCAAGGAGGAGATGTTCGCGGCCCTCTGGCCCGACCTGCCCGAGTCCAAGTGCAACAGCAACTTCCACTCCAGCCTCTATCGCCTCCGGCGAGCGCTGTTCCACGAGTGCGTCATTCGCGAGCCCGACGGGAGCTACGGCCTGAACCAGCGCGGCGTCTTCGAATCCGACGTCTCCGGCTTCAACAGGGCGATGCTGGCAGCCGACGTCGCGAAGGACGACGACGAAAGAATGGCGCGGCTCGAAGAAGCGGTCGCTCTCTACAAGGGGCCGTTTATGAGCGCGACCTACAGCGACTGGGTGGAGCCCGTGCGGCGCGAGCTGGAGGAACGCTATATCGAGGCGCTGAACGAGCTCGGCGCGCGAAAGCTCAAGGACGGCGCGTTCGAGGAAGGGCTGGTGCTGTTCAAGTCGCTTGAGTCCGTCGACCCGTATAGCGAGGCGGCGACGTTCGGCGTCATGCGGTGCCATCTCGGGCTCAACGACGGTCCGGCGGCCGCCCGCCAGTATCGCCGCTTCCGGCAGCTCCTCCGCGACGAACTTGAAGAAGAGCCGTCGGAACGGCTGCAGCAGCTCTACAAGGAGGCCTCGACTCGCTAG